Proteins from a single region of Xenopus laevis strain J_2021 chromosome 9_10S, Xenopus_laevis_v10.1, whole genome shotgun sequence:
- the ppp4r1l.S gene encoding serine/threonine-protein phosphatase 4 regulatory subunit 1 isoform X1 — translation MAGIPLYFVDLQDDLDDFGFEDYGPDCESMRISAFLDIPGQDNLTPLGRLEKYAFSDNIFNRQIIARGLLDVLRDFSSNEEDFLTVMEIVVRLSEDAEPTVRTELMEQIPQITIFLQESRSHFPRAFSEYLMPILVRYLTDPNNQVRKATQESLLILLEQDLIDQNDLENKVCPILLELSAPENDDEYKVEAVNIICKMISMLGRQSVEQMLLPRFCDLCSDAKLFQVRKVCAANFGDVCNAVGQEATEKFLIPKFLELCSDSAWGMRKVCAECFMAVSYMTSSEVRRTKLSPLFINLISDPCRWVRQTAFQSLGPFISTFANPSSAGLYVKEDGTLSIRPPQEDFIPGDSLGTSSSPESHETARPSQTDPCCYSRSDKCNGIFTADSPEGLSTDIGSGEDATRHGWKLQGSSSPAENRTSDVYNSFMYWRSPLPDISEELELLPVESLKKSELNPKTSPLCTSYMASKEIEMAIQSLQGHMDDPNVQAQVQVLSAALRAAELDSVNQEEGLDVQERSPTDDTSPSENETDFPPSMAQTNSPESEPAETVTLPTQIEDIVEDPSSPIKAEDEEGDEDSPCDEEKPKVQDVVPQPLLDQYLSMTDPARAQTVDTEITKHCAYSLPGVALTLGRQNWHCLKDTYETLATDVQWKVRRTLAFSIHELAVILGDKNTAADLVPIFNGFLKDLDEVRIGVLKHLYDFLKLLHADMRREYLYQLQEFLTTDNNRNWRFRYELAEQLILILELYNPRDVYDYLPSIAMTLCSDKVSEVRRISYKLIVAILKKFYANGETELGINFINELVVHFRHSSKWVGRQAFAFICQAVVQEECIPAEQFVIHLLPSLLSLASDPVPNVRVLLAKALKQTLLEKAYLTSLGNHHLDAVEKTVQAMQLDTDQDVRFFSAAEPKRPLSSTPLEESVD, via the exons GGATCCCGCTGTACTTTGTGGATCTGCAGGACGATCTCGATGACT ttggcTTTGAGGATTATGGCCCAGACTGTGAGAGCATGAGAATATCTGCATTCTTGGACATTCCAGGGCAGGACAACCTGACTCCTCTGGGCAGGCTGGAGAAATATGCATTCAGTGATAATATATTCAACAG GCAGATTATTGCCAGAGGTCTGCTGGACGTTCTAAGAGATTTTAGCAGCAATGAGGAAGATTTTTTAACAGTAATGGAAATAGTCGTCCGTCTGTCAGAAGATGCAG AACCTACTGTAAGGACTGAGTTAATGGAGCAGATTCCCCAGATCACCATCTTCCTACAGGAGAGCCGTTCTCACTTTCCTAGAGCCTTCTCTGAATACCTCATGCCCATTCTTGTGCGCTACCTCACAGACCCCAATAATCAG GTGAGAAAGGCCACGCAGGAATCTTTATTGATATTACTGGAGCAGGACCTGATTGATCAAAATGACTTGGAGAACAAGGTGTGCCCTATACTCCTCGAACTCTCAGCCCCTGAAAATGATGATGAATACAAAGTGGAAGCTGTTAAC ATTATCTGTAAAATGATCTCCATGCTGGGCAGACAGAGCGTGGAACAGATGCTTCTTCCCCGATTCTGTGATCTATGCAGTGATGCTAAATTGTTTCAGGTTCGAAAG GTGTGTGCTGCCAACTTTGGAGATGTGTGTAACGCAGTTGGCCAGGAAGCCACAGAGAAGTTCTTG ATCCCGAAATTCCTAGAACTTTGCTCTGACAGTGCATGGGGGATGCGTAAAGTCTGCGCTGAATGCTTTATGGCCGTTTCCTACATGACATCCAGTGAGGTCCGGCGGACAAAGCTCTCACCCCTCTTTATAAATCTAATTAGTGATCCTTGTCGATGG GTTCGACAAACTGCTTTTCAATCTCTGGGTCCATTTATTTCCACCTTTGCTAACCCATCTAGCGCAGGACTTTATGTAAAGGAGGATGGAACTCTGAGCATCAGACCCCCACAAGAGGATTTTATACCTGGGGATTCCTTAGGCACTTCTTCCAG TCCTGAAAGTCACGAAACTGCAAGACCAAGTCAGACAGATCCCTGCTGTTACTCCAGATCTGACAAATGCAATGGCATTTTCACAGCAGATAGTCCAGAGGGGCTTTCTACTGATATTGGATCAGGGGAAGATGCTACAAGGCATGGATGGAAATTACAAGGCAGCTCCTCACCTGCGGAAAACCGCACATCTGATGTGTATAATTCCTTCATGTATTGGCGCAGCCCATTGCCTGATATCAGTGAGGAGCTGGAACTACTTCCTGTAGAGTCTCTCAAGAAATCTGAGCTGAACCCCAAGACCAGTCCTTTATGCACCTCCTATATGGCTAGCAAGGAAATTGAAATGGCCATTCAGAGCTTGCAGGGACACATGGACGATCCCAACGTACAAG CTCAGGTCCAGGTTCTGTCGGCTGCACTCCGGGCTGCTGAACTTGACTCTGTTAACCAAGAAGAGGGATTGGATGTACAGGAGAGGAGCCCTACAGATGATACATCTCCATCTGAGAATGAAACTGATTTTCCACCTTCTATGGCACAGACAAACTCTCCAGAATCAGAACCAGCAGAAACTGTAACTCTTCCTACTCAGATTGAG GATATAGTGGAAGACCCCAGTTCTCCTATTAAAGCTGAGGATGAAGAGGGAGATGAGGACAGTCCTTGTGATGAAGAAAAGCCTAAGGTTCAG GATGTGGTACCACAGCCGTTATTAGACCAGTACCTGTCCATGACTGACCCAGCACGTGCCCAGACGGTGGATACAGAAATTACTAAGCACTGCGCGTACAGCCTGCCGGGGGTCGCGTTAACCCTTGGAAGACAGAACTGGCATTGTTTAAAAGACACATACGAAACACTGGCAACTGATGTTCAG TGGAAGGTTCGTAGGACGTTGGCCTTCTCCATTCATGAACTGGCTGTCATCCTTGGGGATAAGAACACAGCAGCCGATCTGGTGCCTATATTCAACGGCTTTCTGAAAGATCTAGATGAGGTGCGCATTGGCGTGCTCAAACACCTGTACGACTTCCTTAAG TTGCTCCATGCGGACATGAGGCGTGAGTACTTGTATCAGCTGCAGGAGTTTCTCACAACCGATAACAACAGGAACTGGAGGTTCCGCTATGAGCTGGCAGA ACAGCTGATTCTGATCCTGGAACTGTACAATCCCAGAGATGTGTATGACTATCTGCCAAGCATTGCTATGActctgtgctctgataaagtgtCTGAGGTCAGAAGGATCTCTTACAAGCTG ATTGTGGCGATATTGAAGAAGTTCTATGCAAATGGTGAAACTGAACTGGGTATTAATTTCATTAACGAGCTGGTGGTGCATTTCCGACACTCGTCCAAGTGGGTGGGACGCCAAGCGTTTGCCTTCATCTGTCAG GCCGTGGTGCAGGAGGAGTGTATTCCTGCCGAGCAGTTTGTTATCCACTTGCTTCCTAGCCTTCTCAGCCTTGCCTCTGACCCTGTGCCCAACGTTCGGGTTCTGCTGGCAAAAGCCCTGAAGCAGACACTGCTCGAAAAAG CTTATTTAACCAGCCTGGGTAATCATCATCTGGACGCTGTGGAGAAGACTGTTCAAGCCATGCAGCTAGACACAGATCAGGACGTGCGCTTCTTTTCAGCAGCTGAGCCAAAACGACCCTTAAGTAGCACTCCCCTGGAAGAGTCAGTAGATTGA
- the znf41.S gene encoding zinc finger protein 41 S homeolog (The RefSeq protein has 1 substitution compared to this genomic sequence), with product MAQDKPGGSSITSEGAPKEKLEISTPPNDKVSKLNKRVKRLSQCAVETADKVTLCQGGNLMHSDSYTFTTPAQSAPLPFYPVLYVINKGIAVPTPVGSEIPLSCPECQACFATSTDLGEHQCIHKQDELTCADCGKCFVNRSRFVRHQRYHKPEKFIICVECGKSFWHKSNLTAHQRIHTGEKPFTCSDCGKSFATNSQVLRHRRIHTGERPFACLECGKCFTTSSNLVDHQTIHTGVKPFACSECGKYFRSKRYLYRHLQAHTVKAGIV from the coding sequence ATGGCACAGGATAAACCAGGGGGCAGTAGCATTACATCTGAGGGTGCACCTAAAGAGAAACTAGAAATCAGTACCCCTCCTAATGACAAAGTATCCAAGCTAAATAAACGAGTAAAGCGCTTGAGCCAATGTGCAGTAGAGACTGCAGACAAAGTGACCTTGTGCCAAGGAGGGAATCTCATGCACTCAGACAGTTATACATTTACCACTCCGGCACAGTCAGCGCCCTTACCCTTTTATCCAGTGTTATATGTTATTAACAAGGGTATAGCAGTGCCAACTCCTGTAGGTAGCGAGATCCCATTGAGCTGCCCCGAGTGCCAggcttgttttgccaccagcacAGACCTCGGTGAACATCAGTGTATTCACAAACAAGATGAGTTGACATGTGCCGACTGCGGCAAATGTTTTGTCAATCGATCCAGATTTGTTAGACACCAGCGATACCACAAACCTGAGAAATTTATCATTTGTGTGGAATGCGGAAAGAGTTTTTGGCATAAATCGAACCTGACCGCGCACCAGcgaattcacacaggggagaagccCTTTACCTGTTCGGACTGTGGGAAATCTTTTGCTACAAATTCCCAGGTCCTTCGGCATCGGAGGATCCACACTGGGGAGAGGCCTTTTGCTTGTCTGGAGTGTGGCAAATGTTTCACCACCAGCTCTAATCTGGTGGATCATCAGACCATTCATACAGGGGTGAAGCCATTCgcttgttctgaatgtggcaaATATTTCAGATCGAAAAGATATCTTTATCGGCACTTGCAGGCACACACAGTGAAAGCGGGCGTAGTATAA
- the ppp4r1l.S gene encoding serine/threonine-protein phosphatase 4 regulatory subunit 1 isoform X2: protein MRISAFLDIPGQDNLTPLGRLEKYAFSDNIFNRQIIARGLLDVLRDFSSNEEDFLTVMEIVVRLSEDAEPTVRTELMEQIPQITIFLQESRSHFPRAFSEYLMPILVRYLTDPNNQVRKATQESLLILLEQDLIDQNDLENKVCPILLELSAPENDDEYKVEAVNIICKMISMLGRQSVEQMLLPRFCDLCSDAKLFQVRKVCAANFGDVCNAVGQEATEKFLIPKFLELCSDSAWGMRKVCAECFMAVSYMTSSEVRRTKLSPLFINLISDPCRWVRQTAFQSLGPFISTFANPSSAGLYVKEDGTLSIRPPQEDFIPGDSLGTSSSPESHETARPSQTDPCCYSRSDKCNGIFTADSPEGLSTDIGSGEDATRHGWKLQGSSSPAENRTSDVYNSFMYWRSPLPDISEELELLPVESLKKSELNPKTSPLCTSYMASKEIEMAIQSLQGHMDDPNVQAQVQVLSAALRAAELDSVNQEEGLDVQERSPTDDTSPSENETDFPPSMAQTNSPESEPAETVTLPTQIEDIVEDPSSPIKAEDEEGDEDSPCDEEKPKVQDVVPQPLLDQYLSMTDPARAQTVDTEITKHCAYSLPGVALTLGRQNWHCLKDTYETLATDVQWKVRRTLAFSIHELAVILGDKNTAADLVPIFNGFLKDLDEVRIGVLKHLYDFLKLLHADMRREYLYQLQEFLTTDNNRNWRFRYELAEQLILILELYNPRDVYDYLPSIAMTLCSDKVSEVRRISYKLIVAILKKFYANGETELGINFINELVVHFRHSSKWVGRQAFAFICQAVVQEECIPAEQFVIHLLPSLLSLASDPVPNVRVLLAKALKQTLLEKAYLTSLGNHHLDAVEKTVQAMQLDTDQDVRFFSAAEPKRPLSSTPLEESVD from the exons ATGAGAATATCTGCATTCTTGGACATTCCAGGGCAGGACAACCTGACTCCTCTGGGCAGGCTGGAGAAATATGCATTCAGTGATAATATATTCAACAG GCAGATTATTGCCAGAGGTCTGCTGGACGTTCTAAGAGATTTTAGCAGCAATGAGGAAGATTTTTTAACAGTAATGGAAATAGTCGTCCGTCTGTCAGAAGATGCAG AACCTACTGTAAGGACTGAGTTAATGGAGCAGATTCCCCAGATCACCATCTTCCTACAGGAGAGCCGTTCTCACTTTCCTAGAGCCTTCTCTGAATACCTCATGCCCATTCTTGTGCGCTACCTCACAGACCCCAATAATCAG GTGAGAAAGGCCACGCAGGAATCTTTATTGATATTACTGGAGCAGGACCTGATTGATCAAAATGACTTGGAGAACAAGGTGTGCCCTATACTCCTCGAACTCTCAGCCCCTGAAAATGATGATGAATACAAAGTGGAAGCTGTTAAC ATTATCTGTAAAATGATCTCCATGCTGGGCAGACAGAGCGTGGAACAGATGCTTCTTCCCCGATTCTGTGATCTATGCAGTGATGCTAAATTGTTTCAGGTTCGAAAG GTGTGTGCTGCCAACTTTGGAGATGTGTGTAACGCAGTTGGCCAGGAAGCCACAGAGAAGTTCTTG ATCCCGAAATTCCTAGAACTTTGCTCTGACAGTGCATGGGGGATGCGTAAAGTCTGCGCTGAATGCTTTATGGCCGTTTCCTACATGACATCCAGTGAGGTCCGGCGGACAAAGCTCTCACCCCTCTTTATAAATCTAATTAGTGATCCTTGTCGATGG GTTCGACAAACTGCTTTTCAATCTCTGGGTCCATTTATTTCCACCTTTGCTAACCCATCTAGCGCAGGACTTTATGTAAAGGAGGATGGAACTCTGAGCATCAGACCCCCACAAGAGGATTTTATACCTGGGGATTCCTTAGGCACTTCTTCCAG TCCTGAAAGTCACGAAACTGCAAGACCAAGTCAGACAGATCCCTGCTGTTACTCCAGATCTGACAAATGCAATGGCATTTTCACAGCAGATAGTCCAGAGGGGCTTTCTACTGATATTGGATCAGGGGAAGATGCTACAAGGCATGGATGGAAATTACAAGGCAGCTCCTCACCTGCGGAAAACCGCACATCTGATGTGTATAATTCCTTCATGTATTGGCGCAGCCCATTGCCTGATATCAGTGAGGAGCTGGAACTACTTCCTGTAGAGTCTCTCAAGAAATCTGAGCTGAACCCCAAGACCAGTCCTTTATGCACCTCCTATATGGCTAGCAAGGAAATTGAAATGGCCATTCAGAGCTTGCAGGGACACATGGACGATCCCAACGTACAAG CTCAGGTCCAGGTTCTGTCGGCTGCACTCCGGGCTGCTGAACTTGACTCTGTTAACCAAGAAGAGGGATTGGATGTACAGGAGAGGAGCCCTACAGATGATACATCTCCATCTGAGAATGAAACTGATTTTCCACCTTCTATGGCACAGACAAACTCTCCAGAATCAGAACCAGCAGAAACTGTAACTCTTCCTACTCAGATTGAG GATATAGTGGAAGACCCCAGTTCTCCTATTAAAGCTGAGGATGAAGAGGGAGATGAGGACAGTCCTTGTGATGAAGAAAAGCCTAAGGTTCAG GATGTGGTACCACAGCCGTTATTAGACCAGTACCTGTCCATGACTGACCCAGCACGTGCCCAGACGGTGGATACAGAAATTACTAAGCACTGCGCGTACAGCCTGCCGGGGGTCGCGTTAACCCTTGGAAGACAGAACTGGCATTGTTTAAAAGACACATACGAAACACTGGCAACTGATGTTCAG TGGAAGGTTCGTAGGACGTTGGCCTTCTCCATTCATGAACTGGCTGTCATCCTTGGGGATAAGAACACAGCAGCCGATCTGGTGCCTATATTCAACGGCTTTCTGAAAGATCTAGATGAGGTGCGCATTGGCGTGCTCAAACACCTGTACGACTTCCTTAAG TTGCTCCATGCGGACATGAGGCGTGAGTACTTGTATCAGCTGCAGGAGTTTCTCACAACCGATAACAACAGGAACTGGAGGTTCCGCTATGAGCTGGCAGA ACAGCTGATTCTGATCCTGGAACTGTACAATCCCAGAGATGTGTATGACTATCTGCCAAGCATTGCTATGActctgtgctctgataaagtgtCTGAGGTCAGAAGGATCTCTTACAAGCTG ATTGTGGCGATATTGAAGAAGTTCTATGCAAATGGTGAAACTGAACTGGGTATTAATTTCATTAACGAGCTGGTGGTGCATTTCCGACACTCGTCCAAGTGGGTGGGACGCCAAGCGTTTGCCTTCATCTGTCAG GCCGTGGTGCAGGAGGAGTGTATTCCTGCCGAGCAGTTTGTTATCCACTTGCTTCCTAGCCTTCTCAGCCTTGCCTCTGACCCTGTGCCCAACGTTCGGGTTCTGCTGGCAAAAGCCCTGAAGCAGACACTGCTCGAAAAAG CTTATTTAACCAGCCTGGGTAATCATCATCTGGACGCTGTGGAGAAGACTGTTCAAGCCATGCAGCTAGACACAGATCAGGACGTGCGCTTCTTTTCAGCAGCTGAGCCAAAACGACCCTTAAGTAGCACTCCCCTGGAAGAGTCAGTAGATTGA
- the znf41.S gene encoding zinc finger protein 41 S homeolog isoform X1, which produces MPSLSNKWKIKEPTEGVPVPIPKCPPIMIHRRTEIHEEILHLTLEIIYWLTGEDCTVVQTPNGVSPAHRPLGLERLTLINNQSAPVDKEELILKLANRIICLLTREVPVRYEDTSVHFSEEEWEYVERHKELYRTVTLHSPHSGASPDLDTTTPIEYETCATSPDSINKSGSTKSKEISYLAPDKPENSSIQDEGISILSVDCKSVGPSDFLQDKSESSSIKYEVEADLVLDRPINSNGAYEVVSDMAQDKPGGSSITSEGAPKEKLEISTPPNDKVSKLNKRVKRLSQCAVETADKVTLCQGGNLMHSDSYTFTTPAQSAPLPFYPVLYVINKGIAVPTPVGSEIPLSCPECQACFATSTDLGEHQCIHKQDELTCADCGKCFVNRSRFVRHQRYHKPEKFIICVECGKSFWHKSNLTAHQRIHTGEKPFTCSDCGKSFATNSQVLRHRRIHTGERPFACLECGKCFTTSSNLVDHQTIHTGVKPFACSECGKYFRSKRYLYRHLQAHTVKAGVV; this is translated from the exons ATGCCCTCGCTGAGCAACAAATGGAAAATTAAGGAACCCACAGAAGGCGTCCCAGTGCCCATACCCAAGTGCCCCCCAATAATGATCCACAGGAGGACAGAGATACATGAGGAGATCCTGCATCTGACCTTGGAGATCATCTATTGGCTGACAGGAGAG GATTGCACAGTTGTACAGACTCCTAATGGTGTCTCGCCTGCCCACAGGCCCCTGGGGTTAGAAAGACTGACCCTTATTAACAACCAGTCAGCGCCAGTTGATAAAGAGGAGCTGATTCTGAAACTTGCCAACAGAATCATCTGTCTGCTCACAAGAGAG GTTCCTGTGCGCTATGAAGATACTTCTGTGCATTTCTCCGAGGAGGAGTGGGAGTATGTAGAGAGACACAAGGAGCTGTACAGAACTGTAACATTGCACAGTCCCCACTCTGGAGCCTCTCCAG ATTTGGACACAACTACACCTATTGAGTATGAGACCTGTGCTACATCCCCGGATTCTATAAACAAAAGCGGCAGCACAAAAAGTAAGGAGATATCCTACTTGGCACCGGATAAACCTGAGAACAGCAGCATTCAAGATGAGGGGATATCTATTTTATCAGTGGATTGTAAATCTGTGGGCCCATCTGACTTTCTACAGGATAAATCAGAGAGCAGCAGCATTAAATATGAGGTTGAAGCTGATTTGGTACTGGATAGACCAATAAACAGCAATGGTGCATATGAGGTGGTATCGGACATGGCACAGGATAAACCAGGGGGCAGTAGCATTACATCTGAGGGTGCACCTAAAGAGAAACTAGAAATCAGTACCCCTCCTAATGACAAAGTATCCAAGCTAAATAAACGAGTAAAGCGCTTGAGCCAATGTGCAGTAGAGACTGCAGACAAAGTGACCTTGTGCCAAGGAGGGAATCTCATGCACTCAGACAGTTATACATTTACCACTCCGGCACAGTCAGCGCCCTTACCCTTTTATCCAGTGTTATATGTTATTAACAAGGGTATAGCAGTGCCAACTCCTGTAGGTAGCGAGATCCCATTGAGCTGCCCCGAGTGCCAggcttgttttgccaccagcacAGACCTCGGTGAACATCAGTGTATTCACAAACAAGATGAGTTGACATGTGCCGACTGCGGCAAATGTTTTGTCAATCGATCCAGATTTGTTAGACACCAGCGATACCACAAACCTGAGAAATTTATCATTTGTGTGGAATGCGGAAAGAGTTTTTGGCATAAATCGAACCTGACCGCGCACCAGcgaattcacacaggggagaagccCTTTACCTGTTCGGACTGTGGGAAATCTTTTGCTACAAATTCCCAGGTCCTTCGGCATCGGAGGATCCACACTGGGGAGAGGCCTTTTGCTTGTCTGGAGTGTGGCAAATGTTTCACCACCAGCTCTAATCTGGTGGATCATCAGACCATTCATACAGGGGTGAAGCCATTCgcttgttctgaatgtggcaaATATTTCAGATCGAAAAGATATCTTTATCGGCACTTGCAGGCACACACAGTGAAAGCGGGCGTAGTATAA